From the genome of Amycolatopsis granulosa:
GCTGCGCGGCCGCTGGGCGGCCTACGAGTTCGCCACGATCGCCGCACCCTTCCCGCACGCCGACGTGCCACCCCCGGCCGGCTACCCCGCCGCCCGTTACCTCGACCTGCCCGGACGCGGAACCGCACTGGTCAGCGACCAGATCGACCGGACACTGTGGACACAACGGTTCCCGGTCGAGGTCGCGCCGGAGCCCTACCGGCTGCCGGCGGAGCTGAAGGCGACCGCGCCGTACGTGCTGCCGCTGCGGGCGCACGGGAGGTTGCTGTTCAACGGCAGGGTGCTCGGGATGCGGGGTGAACCGCTGCCGTCGGTCGGTCACGGCGCGCCGGTCCGGCTGCAGCGCACCCGGTTCTTCGACGCGCAGTGCTCCAACGAGCTGGCCACGCTGCGGATCGCCCGCCGGGACACCGACCAGGTCTTCGACTTGCGCCGGCACCTGATGGTCGACACCGCGGGACGCCTGCGCACGCTCGCCGAGAGCCGGCTGGCCGACATCGTCGGGGTGTCCACGGTGGCGGTCACGACCGACGGGTTCGTGCTGGTGGTGCTCCAGTCCCACCGCAACTCGGCCAGCCAGTCGCTGCTCGCGCCGTCCGGCAGCGGGTCCCTGGAGCCGCGCGACCTCGGCGGCGACCTGCACGAGGTGGTGCGGGCGGGCATGGAACGGGAACTGTGCGAGGAAACCGGGGTGGGCCGTGACGAGATCCGGCGGACGACGGTCGTCGGGTTCGCGCGGTGGATGGACCGCGGTGCGAAGCCGGAGTTCTTCGGGCTCACCGAGTTGTCGGTGGGCAAGCAGGACCTCCTCGGCCGCCGGCCGAGCCGGTCGGAGCGCCAGTTCACCGCGGCCGTGCGGTTCGAGGAGATCGACCTGGCCGCCTGCGGGCGCGAGCTGGCGGCCGGCGCGGAACTGCCGTCGTTGCCCGCGCTGGTCGAGCAGAGTGGTTCACTGCCCCTGCTGCTGGCCCTCCGCGCGGCCGCGTTGTGGACAGTTCGTACCGGTCTGGAGGAGGACGACCGTGTTCACCCCTGACCGCCGCGCCCGCCTGCGCGACTTCCTGATCGCCGCGGCCCAGGCCGACCACCGGATCAGCGGTGCCGCACGGACCGGATCGGCAGCGGCCGGGCGAGAAGACCAGGCCGCACCGCTACGGGAGATGACCCGGCGCCCACACCGGGAGGCGCGCTCGTGAGCTGGCGACCACCGGACGGATCGCCGCCGGACAATCGACGGCTCGAACGGTACCGGCGCCGGGCCGGGCGGGTACACCGCGGCTCGGGTGGTGCGGGCCTGATCTTCGTCGAGCCCGAGGTGCGCTGGACCCAGGTGGGCGGCGCGCTGTGGTGGCGGCGCTGGTCGGCCCCGCACTACGCCGCGCACCTGTGGATGGCGTTGCCGTGGCTCGGCGTTTCGGTTACGGACACGATCGTCGACGCCCGTTTCCTGGAAGCCGAGTTGGCCGATTGGGATGCCGGACGATTCGCACTACACTGCGAATCGCTCGCGGTGGAGTGGTTGAGCCTGGAGGAATCCCGCGAGCTCGCCAGGATCGAATTCGGTTTGTGACTCACACCTGAGCCGCAGCGTTTCGCGCCGGTAGCTTGTGTCGGATGTGGGACCTTCTCGGCGACCTGGTGGGTTCGCTGCTCGGCGCTCCGTCGGTGGAGCGGGATCCGGGTCAACCGCGGCGGCGGGAGCGCGTGTCACGGAGGCAGGAGCAGTTCGTGTCCGGAGGCGAAATCCGGCTCCGGTGCGCGATGCGATGGCCCGCCGGAGGCGTACCGCGGTGGCGTGCCGGCACACTGCGGTTGTCCCGGCAAGGCAGCGAGATCCGGATCATTACTGTCCTCGGCGCGCTGACACCTTGCGGTAGCTGATGCGCCATCCCTGTGGTTCCCGGCGGAGCACATCTTCATACACCGCCGATCCGCTCGTCCCGTCGGCAGCGATCACAAGCGCTTTCGAGCGCGCCCTCACCCTCCCGTCGTCCAGGTCTGCGATGACGGTATTGGTGACGTGGTGCGCCAACGGCTGTTCCTACTGATCGCGGCTACCACGCACCAATTCCCGCATGGCCCGCAGGCCGCGCAGCGTGCCGTACCCGTAGTCCGTGACGTCGAAGACGACATCGTCGGTGAACACCTCATCGAGCCGATCCCAATCCCGATCGTCCGCCACATGTCCGTGCAAGGCGATCACTTCATGAATCGCGACCCGGTCCTCGGCCGTGATGTTCAGCATCTGCGCCCCTCCGCCGCTTCAGTGGGCCAACTCGGCGAGCAGGCCGACAGTCCGGTTTTGTTCGGCTGCGGTTCCGTAGGGCGCGGCCATGAACTCGGTGACACCAGCATCGCGGAGCCGGGTGAGGGCCCGTGCCTGGCGAAAGCCTACGCTTGCCGCTTCTCTACCTCGTGGATCTGAGGGGCCTGATGACTGACGTGAACGAAGCGCCCAACAAGCAAGGCGTACCCGCAAGAGAAATCAGAACAGCGCAAGCTCGCACTTTCGCAAGTCTCGTCTCGCTCGCGAGTGACCTGAGCTTGTAGTCGAGGCTTCTAACCGCCTCATGGCGGAGTTCGAGAAAGCTGAAGAAGATCACGATTCGCTCCTAATCAGGGCGATGTGGTCTTCGGCGTTGGTTGCCTACAAGCGGTGTTTCGAGCGAGGCAAACGCACTGGGTTAACGATCGAAGATGTCCGCTCGTTAGCCCTTCAGGGTGAGGTTGAGGGATGGCATCAATTCCTCCTCGACATGAGGGACAAGCACGTCGCGCACAGCGTTAACCCGTTTGAAGAGGTGCGAGTTGGCGCAATCATCGACGAGGAGGGCCACGGCGTTGGCGCTGCCTTTGTCTCATTGTTTTACATGTCCGCCACACCCGAAGGCGTATGGCAGTTGGGCAAGTTGGCTCACGAGCTTTTGCAGCTAGTGCGATCACGGTGTGAAACGGAGTTCGACGTTCTAGCCGAAACTGTCACGCAGATGAGTCGCGAGTCTTTGGCTGCGCTACGGCCACTGGAACACGTGATCCCCGCTCCAGAAACGGCCGGGACACCGCGTCCGTCTGTCTAAGTGGCCGACCCCACCGGCCGAAGCGGAGCGGCAGGCCGTGTGGTGGTCGGCAGCGGCGCGCTTGCGCACCGCCCTTGACACCTACGTGAAGCCGGATCAGCTCGCGCTGCTGTTCACGGGCGAGCGGGACGGCAACGCATTGCGTCGGCCGAACTTCAACCAGCGGTCTCGCTGGACCGAGGTCGTCGCGAAGATGGGGCTCAAGGGGCTGCACTTCCACGACCTGCGGCACGCGGGCAACATCTGGGCCTCCAAGGCCGGAACCTCCACCAAGGACCTGATGGCCCGGATGGGGCACGACGACATGCGGGCGGCCCTGATCTACCAGCGGGCGACCAGCGACGCTGACGGGCGGATCGCGGACCGGCTCTCCCGGCTCGTCGAGGAGCACCGGCAGGGGGCCACGGATGAGGGCTAATGGCACGCTAATGGCACGCGAGCCGAGTCGATCAAGGAACGACGAAGGCCCAGGTCCGGAGTAGACACCCTCTGACCTGGGCCTTCGCGCGAAGAGCGGATGACGGGAATCGAACCCGCGTTCTCAGCTTGGGAATCATGCTGGCCGCCCTGGAAATCGCCCCTGACCTGCGGTTCGTCGTGACCGCGGGGTGTCTCCGTTGACCGTGGTTGACCGCCATTAATGGCCCGCTAATGGCCCGACGGGCAGCGCTCCCACCTGCACACTTCCGGCTGAGGTGATCTCCTCGCGGCGCGGGTTCACCCCTGCCAGGCCGGGTGGTGCCGGTCAAGGGTCTGCCGGAGGCCGCGAAGCGCCCTTCACCGGTGCCGGCCGGGCTGGCTGCCCTTGGGCGCGCCGTGAGGAGGTTACCGGTGGTGGCCTTTCCCTGATCTCCGGAGCGGTGCCGGGGTCCGGGGCGGAGCCCTGGCCGCCGGAGGTTGGCTTAGGAGCGTTGTAACGGTCGACCGGTCGTTTGCAGATGACCCTGTTAAGGGGCTGAACTGGTCCTGCGTGGCGCGTAGGTGAGGATGTATGGATCCGAAGACGGCACGTCGCCTTGTCAAGATGCGCAAGTGCTCGTGTTTGACGTGCTTCTACTGCGACGAAACCTTGGACGACCGCCATGAGCACGACCACTTCCCCGTGCCGAAGGTTGCCCGTGGAACGGCAATAGTGGCGGCGTGTTTGGACTGCCACGACCTCAAGGACCGGATTCTGTTCAACTCGTGGCCCGCTGGGGCGTGTGTCGAAGCTGTTCAGGGTCTATTGACCGGGATTGAGCTGTCAAAGCAACGATCGTCGTCGATTAGCGAGCTCGTTGCTTGGGTCTCCGGCAACCCTAGCTTCGCCGATGCTGAGGTGTTGGGTCGCTGGGCGACGCTGCCAGCGCTTACCCGGATCCTGTACGGCAAGCTCCGGTCAATCGAGGAGGAGCGCCGGTACCGCACAGGGCAGCCATACGACCAGCCATCTGCGTTGGCGGCGCTTTTGAGCCGTAGCCCTCTTCTAGATCAGTGAAGTGGCAGGTTACACGAGGAGGGCGCACCAGGTGCCTCGGTGCGGCCGCCGGCCGAAGCGAAGCGGCAGGCCGAGCGGCCTGCGGCGCGCCTGCGCGCCGCCTTGATCCCATAGAGCCGGATTCGGCAGTAGGAAACTGTGCAACTCGCCGCGACCGCCCTAGAACACCTCCAGCTGTCTCTTGACGGTTAGGGTCGGGAACTTGGCGATTCGTCCGTTCGGGTAGCGTTACTGGGCCGTGATCAACATCAGGTGACGTCCATCTCGATCTTCGAGTTGTCGCGCGATAGAGTTGCAGGGCAGGTGCGGAAGTCGTTTGATGCGGGGGGACATGGCCAGGAAAGCCCAGGTAATTCCGGTATCCAAGCTG
Proteins encoded in this window:
- a CDS encoding tyrosine-type recombinase/integrase; protein product: MRTALDTYVKPDQLALLFTGERDGNALRRPNFNQRSRWTEVVAKMGLKGLHFHDLRHAGNIWASKAGTSTKDLMARMGHDDMRAALIYQRATSDADGRIADRLSRLVEEHRQGATDEG